Proteins encoded within one genomic window of Humulus lupulus chromosome 1, drHumLupu1.1, whole genome shotgun sequence:
- the LOC133832840 gene encoding uncharacterized protein LOC133832840 has protein sequence MACFNGCYKRVQQAHHNGWSDEQILENAHQLYKSENNNSNFLLVDCWRLLKDEPKWNTIYQPKGGKRTKVSESGAFTSSSNAGISDDEVREVHPTSQKAAKRKRKEKKKTHTRFIEISERKASALEKLVVIKEKEAEDNMMTKYMDYLIVDTSHMTPKQKERS, from the coding sequence ATGGCGTGTTTCAATGGGTGTTATAAACGAGTACAACAAGCACATCACAATGGTTGGTCTGATGAGCAAATTCTTGAGAATGCACATCAATTGTACAAATCTGAAAATAACAACTCAAATTTTCTGCTTGTGGACTGTTGGAGATTACTAAAGGATGAGCCAAAATGGAATACAATATACCAACCAAAAGGTGGTAAGAGAACAAAGGTGTCAGAATCAGGGGCatttacttcttcttccaatgcaggCATCAGTGATGATGAAGTACGTGAAGTGCACCCTACTAGCCAAAAGGCAGCaaagagaaaaaggaaggaaaaaaaaaagacacaTACTAGATTTATAGAGATTAGTGAACGAAAAGCATCTGCATTGGAGAAATTGGTAGTGATAAAGGAGAAAGAGGCAGAAGATAATATGATGACAAAATACATGGATTATCTCATTGTGGACACGTCCCATATGACTCCTAAGCAAAAAGAAAGATCATGA
- the LOC133832832 gene encoding uncharacterized protein LOC133832832, translating into MDSPNSLNPYDNMSLEDIIIAEFIDDHDDQYFKAFMDGGSSTRQGRRRAHIDRGHSVEGAFTILEVHRCYANVGIGAPADYVDEYVRICETTTIECLVNFVRGVNDIFGIEYLRRPSAGDIRRLLQMGEVCGFPHMLGSIDCMHWEWKNCPVAWKGQFTLGSNNDLNVLNQSPLFTDILQGQAPRVEFMINGTQCIKGYYLADVSFSVNNNNASIQILTGSNYKKWKRDVDFSLGIMDLDRCMREDQPAAPTDASTTAQRTLHAQ; encoded by the exons ATGGATTCGCCAAATTCTCTAAATCCATACGACAATATGAGTCTAGAGGATATCATAATTGCAGAGTTTATTGACGATCATGATGATCAATATTTCAAAGCTTTCATGGATGGGGGTAGCTCAACAAGGCAAGGAAGAAGAAGAGCCCACATTGATAGGGGTCAT TCAGTAGAAGGGGCTTTCACCATATTAGAAGTGCACCGCTGCTATGCGAATGTTGGCATCGGAGCGCCTGCCGattatgttgatgagtatgttcgaATTTGTGAAACCACCACTATTGAATGTCTAGTCAATTTCGTTCGGGGAGtgaatgatatttttgggatcgaATATTTGAGACGGCCCAGTGCTGGGGACATTCGTCGCTTACTTCAAATGGGGGAGGTGTGTGGTTTTCCACACATGTTGGGAAGCATTGATTGTATGCATTGGGAATGGAAAAATTGCCCAGTTGCATGGAAAGGCCAATTCACGCTAG GATCCAATAATGATCTCAACGTGTTAAATCAATCCCCATTATTCACTGATATCTTACAAGGGCAAGCTCCGAGAGTTGAGTTTATGATAAATGGCACACAATGCATCAAGGGGTACTATCTAGCAGATG TTTCCTTTTCTGTGAACAACAATAATGCTTCCATTCAAATTCTGACTGGGTCCAACTACAAGAAGTGGAAACGAGATGTGGATTTTAGTTTGGGAATCATGGACTTGGATCGATGCATGCGTGAGGATCAACCCGCTGCTCCAACTGATGCGAGCACTACTGCCCAGAGAACTCTCCATGCACAATGA